The Gemmata palustris genome includes a region encoding these proteins:
- a CDS encoding S10 family peptidase — MVLRRYALLAAFLIAVGVTSSAAQQGQPPKGDPPKGQAPPKDEKPRPADDKKAPQDGKAPPKDEAPGAKDEKKVPPTVVTDGSVIIAGQKVEYKATAGMLPGTDKTGKAKANIFYMAYTRKSGDAPAARPLTFCFNGGPGSASSYVHLGFFGPRRVLINNDGLTAPSPAELVENDCSMLDVTDLVFIDPVSTGLSRAETPADAKLFHGLEEDTQSVGDFIRDYVAKFGRKESPVYVAGESYGTTRAASLSTYLQNRGGVKLAGIVLISTVLDFQTIRFGGSNELPYALFLPTYTATAFHHGKLDKKWAVDLPTALRESQKYAAGPYLEALHKGTLLTDYERQAAAKQVAMLTGLSEEFVLRSDLRVEATRFRAELLRDQQTVVGRYDSRVSAKVASRPAAGGTPGANGTPGAGPGANGAPPPASGPGGGPRGERVGGGDPAAALLSPLFTAAMRQYLPDGLGYKAEAPYVLSAPVQPWNYGSAGTNQYANVTPRLRAALEKDKGLRVFVASGYCDLATPFAATNYTFSHLGPRPLMDRVTMAYYDAGHMMYTHEPSRKKLREDLRKFVTAPGAESTPKP; from the coding sequence ATGGTCTTGCGCCGCTACGCGCTCCTCGCCGCCTTCCTCATCGCCGTGGGAGTCACGTCGTCTGCCGCCCAACAGGGGCAGCCGCCGAAGGGCGACCCGCCGAAGGGCCAGGCGCCACCCAAGGATGAGAAACCCCGGCCCGCGGACGACAAGAAGGCACCCCAGGACGGCAAGGCGCCCCCAAAAGACGAGGCGCCCGGGGCCAAGGACGAAAAGAAGGTGCCACCGACCGTTGTTACGGACGGGTCGGTCATCATCGCCGGGCAGAAAGTCGAGTACAAGGCGACTGCCGGTATGCTCCCGGGGACCGACAAGACGGGTAAGGCGAAGGCGAACATCTTCTACATGGCGTACACCCGGAAGTCCGGGGACGCCCCCGCCGCCCGCCCGCTCACCTTCTGCTTCAACGGCGGGCCGGGGTCCGCCTCATCATACGTCCACCTCGGGTTCTTCGGCCCGCGCCGGGTGCTGATTAACAACGACGGGCTGACCGCCCCCAGCCCGGCCGAACTGGTGGAGAACGACTGCTCGATGCTGGACGTCACCGACCTAGTGTTCATCGACCCGGTGAGCACGGGCCTGAGCCGGGCCGAAACCCCGGCCGACGCCAAGCTGTTCCACGGGCTGGAGGAGGACACCCAGTCGGTCGGGGATTTCATCCGCGACTACGTGGCCAAGTTCGGCCGGAAGGAGTCGCCGGTGTACGTGGCCGGGGAGAGCTACGGCACCACCCGGGCGGCGTCCCTGTCCACCTACCTCCAGAACCGGGGCGGGGTGAAGTTGGCCGGGATCGTCCTCATTTCTACCGTGCTGGACTTCCAGACCATCCGGTTCGGGGGCAGTAACGAACTGCCATACGCCCTTTTCCTGCCCACCTACACGGCCACCGCGTTCCACCACGGGAAGCTGGACAAGAAGTGGGCGGTCGACCTGCCGACGGCCCTGCGCGAGTCGCAGAAGTACGCGGCCGGGCCGTACCTGGAGGCGCTGCACAAGGGCACCCTGCTGACCGATTACGAGCGGCAGGCGGCGGCCAAACAGGTGGCCATGCTGACCGGGCTGTCGGAGGAGTTCGTGCTCCGGTCCGACCTGCGGGTGGAGGCGACCCGGTTCCGTGCCGAGCTGCTGCGGGACCAGCAGACCGTGGTCGGGCGGTACGACTCCCGCGTGTCGGCGAAGGTCGCGTCCCGACCGGCCGCCGGGGGCACGCCGGGCGCGAACGGCACACCGGGTGCCGGACCGGGTGCGAACGGCGCGCCCCCGCCCGCGAGCGGCCCCGGTGGCGGACCGCGGGGCGAACGGGTAGGCGGCGGCGACCCGGCGGCGGCTCTGCTTTCCCCGTTGTTCACGGCCGCGATGCGGCAGTACCTGCCGGACGGGTTGGGGTATAAGGCGGAGGCCCCGTATGTGCTAAGCGCCCCGGTACAGCCGTGGAACTACGGGTCGGCGGGCACGAACCAGTACGCCAACGTCACCCCCCGCCTGCGGGCGGCGCTGGAGAAGGATAAGGGGCTGCGGGTGTTCGTGGCCAGTGGGTACTGCGACCTGGCGACCCCGTTCGCCGCTACCAACTACACGTTCTCCCACCTCGGACCGCGCCCCCTGATGGACCGGGTGACGATGGCGTACTACGACGCCGGGCACATGATGTACACCCACGAACCGTCGCGCAAGAAGCTCCGAGAGGACCTGCGGAAATTCGTCACGGCCCCCGGCGCGGAGTCCACGCCGAAGCCCTGA
- the thrS gene encoding threonine--tRNA ligase, with the protein MATEAELKAAGEKYIPKGYDPALYKLRHSLAHVLAQAVVERFPQAKPTIGPPVEYGFYYDFDLDVNPSDGDLEWIGNRMRQIIKGKHAFKVREISADEGRELFKDNPYKLELIDGLTAGKDEYGNASADAPTITVYQQDTFSDLCRGPHVETTGDLDAKGFKIQQVTGSYWRGDSKNKALKRFHATAWVNGDDLKAHLARLEEAAKRDHRKVGRELELFANEPVFGSGFPMLLPKGATVRRLLETFITDYERRAGYLHVFTPDIAKKELYKISGHWDHYKDSMFPPMDMGEGGNDDEELCLRPMCCPHHIQVYKTKARSYRDLPIRIAELGNMYRFERSGVVGGLSRVRCMTLNDAHLFVRPDQVKQEIAGVLSLMKKAYTDLGITEYRFRLSKNGDPDGPATDKYVDNPAMWESSTTMLREVLTESGMPFFEAWNEAAFYGPKIDVQVKDVMGREETLSTIQADQHLPAKFELEYKDSDDTPKRPVMIHRGVISTMERMMSYLIELYAGAFPVWLAPVQVAIVPIGDRHFEFAQKLGDQLLDKDHRVDVDLSSKRMQAKIRDAQLQKIPYILVIGDKEMEANAVAVRLRSGEDLGAKPVAEFVAMLEKAIATRTLKLVPGA; encoded by the coding sequence ATGGCAACCGAAGCGGAGCTGAAGGCGGCGGGCGAAAAGTACATCCCCAAGGGCTACGACCCCGCGCTCTACAAGTTGCGCCACTCCCTCGCGCACGTCCTCGCACAGGCGGTCGTCGAGCGGTTCCCGCAGGCGAAGCCCACGATCGGCCCGCCCGTCGAGTACGGGTTCTACTACGACTTCGACCTCGACGTGAACCCGTCCGACGGCGACCTGGAGTGGATCGGCAACCGGATGCGGCAGATCATCAAGGGGAAGCACGCCTTCAAGGTGCGCGAGATCAGCGCCGACGAGGGCCGTGAACTCTTCAAGGACAACCCGTACAAGCTCGAGCTCATCGACGGGCTGACCGCGGGTAAGGACGAGTACGGGAACGCCTCGGCCGACGCACCGACCATCACCGTTTACCAGCAGGACACCTTCTCCGACCTCTGCCGCGGGCCGCACGTCGAAACCACCGGCGATCTCGACGCGAAGGGGTTCAAGATTCAGCAGGTCACCGGGTCGTACTGGCGCGGCGACAGCAAGAACAAGGCGCTCAAGCGGTTCCACGCGACCGCGTGGGTCAACGGCGACGACCTGAAGGCGCACCTCGCGCGGCTCGAAGAGGCGGCCAAGCGCGACCACCGCAAGGTGGGCCGCGAACTGGAACTGTTCGCCAACGAGCCGGTGTTCGGTTCCGGGTTCCCGATGCTGCTGCCGAAGGGTGCGACCGTGCGCCGGCTGCTGGAAACCTTCATCACCGATTACGAGCGCCGCGCCGGCTACCTGCACGTGTTCACCCCGGACATTGCCAAGAAGGAGCTGTACAAGATCAGCGGCCACTGGGACCACTACAAGGACAGCATGTTCCCGCCGATGGACATGGGCGAGGGGGGGAACGACGACGAGGAGCTGTGCCTGCGGCCGATGTGCTGCCCGCACCACATCCAGGTGTACAAGACCAAGGCGCGGAGCTACCGCGACCTGCCCATCCGCATCGCGGAACTCGGCAACATGTACCGGTTCGAGCGGAGCGGGGTCGTCGGCGGGCTGTCGCGGGTGCGGTGCATGACTCTCAACGACGCGCACCTGTTCGTCCGGCCCGACCAGGTGAAGCAGGAGATCGCGGGCGTCCTGAGCCTGATGAAAAAGGCCTACACCGACCTGGGCATCACCGAATACCGGTTCCGGCTGTCGAAGAACGGCGACCCGGACGGTCCCGCGACCGACAAGTACGTCGACAACCCGGCGATGTGGGAGAGCAGTACCACGATGCTGCGCGAGGTGCTGACCGAATCCGGGATGCCGTTCTTCGAGGCGTGGAACGAGGCCGCGTTCTACGGGCCGAAGATCGACGTGCAGGTGAAAGACGTGATGGGGCGCGAGGAGACCCTCAGCACCATCCAGGCCGACCAGCACCTGCCGGCGAAGTTCGAGCTGGAGTACAAGGACAGCGACGACACCCCGAAGCGCCCGGTGATGATCCACCGCGGCGTCATCTCCACGATGGAGCGGATGATGTCGTACCTGATCGAACTGTACGCGGGCGCGTTCCCGGTGTGGCTTGCGCCGGTGCAGGTCGCGATCGTGCCCATCGGCGACCGGCACTTCGAGTTCGCCCAGAAGCTCGGCGACCAGTTGCTCGATAAGGACCACCGCGTCGATGTGGACCTGAGCAGCAAGCGGATGCAGGCGAAGATTCGCGACGCGCAGTTGCAGAAGATCCCGTACATCCTCGTCATCGGCGACAAGGAGATGGAAGCGAACGCGGTAGCCGTGCGCCTCCGGAGCGGCGAAGACCTCGGGGCCAAGCCGGTCGCGGAGTTCGTCGCGATGCTGGAGAAGGCCATTGCGACTCGCACCCTGAAGCTGGTTCCGGGCGCCTGA